The region tcaaatctaatcacagagagatctgttggctgcccatatactgcaggccgattcatTTTTGTGATGCTGCATCCACCGCGTGTCCCCCCAGATGTTTACGTGCCTGTATGTTAAAATATCTCACCTGTCTGGCCGCCGCTAATGTCCAGACGCTCCTGCTTCTGCATTAGCACCCCACGTGGCTGCAGATATCGTTTGCCACCACCGCCATGCACCGGATCAACAacgggcatgcttgttgcagcactgattttcatcagtTTCTATAATAATTAGCACATAGGAAGGTCAATTGGTCACAAAATTGCAAAGGTTAGGAGAGTTTGTAGGGaatacaggatataagcccgatgaaggctgcaaggccgaaagcttgtttattcgtattcatttttagttagccaataaatggtatcatcctgatttaaaacttcttgcttttgtaGGGAAATTTAGCCTTTTTTGGTAGCGTTAGTAAGTTTTGGAAGGGAATAACAGTAAGGGGAGTGATTAGAGTTAGGTATCAGTAAGAGGTTAATGTGAATTCCAGagaaaaaatatactgtattttagtgCAAAAAGGAGTAACAAGCTTTTTgggctttttattgtttttctgtaTTGCTATATGTGAGAATTTACATCACATCCTGTATTCCAGGAAGAGGGAAAGTGACTCAAGAAGTGACACAGGCAGCAATAAAAACTATATCTTCTGAAATAGAATACCACACTCATTCATTCTGCTGCCCTACACTTCCTGTCCCCTACACATTTCTCCAATGGTGACCAAGACTGCAATTAAACCCCACAAAAACGTTTAGCGCTAGCCATGCATTAATATTCATGAACCTTGCAGCGGTGTAATTCAAAGAGTGGGCCTGCCCAGCCAAATCTTGCCCAGCAAAATCGCTGCAACTGGTGCGgtgcagggacagagggaggaatATGCAATACCCACACTGCCCACCACGCTACTCTTACTTTCACAGGAGGCTCTGATTAAGCCTCGGATCTCCGCCCCTAACTATGTGCCAGTGGCTGCCGTACTGGAGCCGGATGGTAAGTGACATCGCCGTACTCTGCTGAGAGAGGAGACATtcaggaagggaggggaggggagccgTCTCTgccacataaggcgcctgtaggaatgtgcctatagtgccttatggtaaaaccgGCCCTGAGAAGCGTAATCGGAGGACACAAGTCCATCTTTGAGACAGACGCTCGGCACAAGTGAAAACCCAGCCTTATCCATTTACTCAGCAAAAGTTAGAATTGCTTGAAAAGAGTTGTCCTTTTCACTGACTGAGCATGCTAGTTAAATAATGTGTTCTGGTTttactggtgcctctgtacataAACTACAATGGAGGTTTTGAGGTTAGGCTTTTTGTCCATGTATAACACTGAGCCTTTACTAGCCTTGATGTCTATTTGCCAGGTTAAGCCTCTGCACAATTTAACGCTTATTTACAGACGTCTGTTGGCTGCAATTTCCATAATGATCAACTGTGAAGGGATACAAATCATTTGTCAGGATAGAATTATTATCGCTTTGAATGCTTGTAAAACACAACTCCTTTCATGCCTTTGTACCAAGACCTGTGATTTGGCAAAATAATTATTTGTTCCCTAAGAAGGTGATTAAATGGAAGTCATAACAGTTATTTTACTTTATGAAGCTGAATTTACACTTCAGACTTGTAAATGGCAGGTTTAGCCTcacattattttaaatgcataTGATGGTAAATTTGCACTTATTAGCATTGTACAAAGTTTATTGCACTTCTGTACTTTATGCAAAAAATGTACTGAAAGCATTTGGCTGCCTGGGGATGGCAGGTCTGGGCAGCTGCTCCACTTTTGCTACAGCTTTAATCACTCTATTCTGGATAAATGAGATCCATCCGAACAGGGCATGCACAGGTAAGATCTGTGCAAGCCCAGTACAACAAAGCCACGTgtgctttgttgttttttttcgtaTGTGCACAAGGGCTTTGTTCTACTGGACTCGTGTGGACCATTCTCGTGCATGATCGTTCACGGCAGCAGAAGAAACCTATTAGAAATGCTATTAATTATAGGGGGGCTCTGTGCTGGAACGGTGGGCTGTGGGAGaatccaggaagcctctggaacttTTTAAAAGTCACTTCATTGTAATTCTCATTCACTCAAATGAGAATCGCAAAATGCAATTGCTGAAAAATTACCTGGAAAAGCaatgcaaaattgcatttgctAGGCGATTGCAATTGCTATTTTCGTCTACGAGTATGAACAGGACCTAAGTGACTGTTGGATGAAGATTCAAATAAAGGAAtttgctgtttgtttgtttttacttcacaaaggactactttgtaaatgttcatGGAGTAGAAAAACTCAAATGATAGCTTACCGTCCATTCCAGATCAATATTTGATTGATAAAAGGGCTTTCAGTTTAAGATTTCCTTTAGATGTGTTGCTTTTATCAAATCTAACCTGTAATCTATTAAGAATGTTGCACAGTATACAGCTAACATTCAAGATGCTCTGTCCTATCAAATCCTCAACTCCtgctcagatcagaccctaaacttgtTTCATGTTTACCTTACAAACACAAGGCCTTGCTTTGTTCCTGTTTCGGAACTCAGTGACCTATAATCTAACACTCCTTGCCATAAAATGGCCTCCCAAATATTGTCCTCCAGCAAACCTTGGTGaggtgctgtaaaaaaaaaaaaaagcacagttcAGGGTAAATCCAATGTTGGCACACTACAGAGAGTAATCATACCTTTATTATTCTTCTTTCTCAGGGATGATCTTGGCTGGACCCCCCTACACTGTGCAGCCTCAAATGGTCACATAGCCACAGTTAAACTATTGATTCAACGAGGATCTTCTCTAAATGCTCAGGATGCCTCGGGCtgcactcctcttcaccatgctgCATGGAGCGGCCACACCCACGTGACTGAAACCTTGCTTCATCGTGGTACCAGCGCTACTATTCCCACAAAAGGAGGTCTCACAGCTCTGCACTTAGCTGCTGCAAATGGGCACACGCTTATCACCCAGCTATTGCTAAAACAAAACCTAGACCCATGTGTAGGTGACAACAACCAGTGGACACCCTTACATTGGGCCACAGTGAGCAACCACGTCCATATTATGCAGCTGCTCAGTGAACATGGGGTTCCTCTAGGACTGGAGGCTTCTGGGAATCTGACACCTCTACATATTGCTGCAGAGACTGGAAAACTAGACTCTTTGGACTATCTTTTGGAAAAAGGAACTGATGTCAATGTCCAAGACCAGCTGGGCAGGACTGCTCTAGCCATGGCAGCCAGTAATGGCAACTTGGAGGTAAGCAAACTCAGAAAAAATAAATGAAGGGTTACATCTGTGCTATACAATGTTCTGAGCCACACATTGCCATGTAATGTGGTGTTGCCCCCATAACTAAAAGTGTAAGAAAATACACTGATATTGCAGGCTTTCCATTGTGCTACATTGGTCTGAATAGCTACCATTTAACGATCTTccttttgttttcaaaacatttttatttttaaaattacattGTAATTAGATATTGTTTATAAACCTGTTGGAGAGTATACCgactgctagggttgccaggtgtccggttttacaccggacagtccggtttttgtgcgctgtgtccggtgcaaaaaggcatgctaaaccagacaattaagttgtccggtttagagccccccc is a window of Hyperolius riggenbachi isolate aHypRig1 chromosome 6, aHypRig1.pri, whole genome shotgun sequence DNA encoding:
- the ANKRD65 gene encoding ankyrin repeat domain-containing protein 65 is translated as MQQKVGRLTPEAELARRCLQLSEESSLPQDLCNASTEWRALHLAAWNGNTRLVKQLLQQGEKTDDRDDLGWTPLHCAASNGHIATVKLLIQRGSSLNAQDASGCTPLHHAAWSGHTHVTETLLHRGTSATIPTKGGLTALHLAAANGHTLITQLLLKQNLDPCVGDNNQWTPLHWATVSNHVHIMQLLSEHGVPLGLEASGNLTPLHIAAETGKLDSLDYLLEKGTDVNVQDQLGRTALAMAASNGNLEVTRLLLERKAQVDIPDKHGRTALHRAASAGHLHVVQLLVHNKASLHIKDSLELTALQRAGMLGHQEVYTYLQKQRAPSETARLL